A stretch of the Balearica regulorum gibbericeps isolate bBalReg1 chromosome 15, bBalReg1.pri, whole genome shotgun sequence genome encodes the following:
- the GLYR1 gene encoding cytokine-like nuclear factor N-PAC isoform X6, whose product MAAVSLRLGDLVWGKLGRYPPWPGKIVNPPKDLKKPRGKKCFFVKFFGTEDHAWIKVEQLKPYHPHKEEMIKINKGKRFQQAVDAVEEFLRKTKGKDQDLTIPESSTVKRVMTGTVAGFKWPPSVSEPVKDSDPHFHHFLLSQTEKPAVCYQAITKKLKVCEEETGSTSIQAADSTAVNGSITPTDKKIGFLGLGLMGSGIVSNLLKMGHTVTVWNRTAEKCDLFIQEGARLGRTPAEVVSTCDITFACVSDPKAAKDLVLGPSGVLQGIRPGKCYVDMSTVDADTVTELAQVIVSRGGRFLEAPVSGNQQLSNDGMLVILAAGDRGLYEDCSSCFQAMGKTSFFLGEVGNAAKMMLIVNMVQGSFMATIAEGLTLAQVTGQSQQTLLDILNQGQLASIFLDQKCQNILQGNFKPDFYLKYIQKDLRLAIALGDSVNHPTPMAAAANEVYKRAKALDQSDNDMSAVYRAYIH is encoded by the exons ATGGCGGCCGTAAGTCTGAGGCTCGGAGACCTGGTGTG gGGGAAGCTGGGCCGGTATCCTCCATGGCCAGGAAAG ATTGTTAATCCACCTAAAGATCTGAAGAAACCTCGTGGAAAAAAGTGCTTCTTTGTGAAGTTTTTTGGAACAGAAGATCA tgcTTGGATCAAAGTGGAGCAGCTGAAGCCTTATCACCCTCACAAAGAGGAAATGATAAAGATTAACAAGGGTAAGCGCTTCCAGCAAGCTGTGGATGCTGTAGAGGAGTTTCTTAGAAAAACCAAAGGCAAGGACCAG GACCTCACAATTCCAGAGTCAAGTACAGTGAAGAGAGTGATGACTGGAACAGTGGCTGGATTTAAATGGCCGCCAAGCGTCAGTGAG cCTGTGAAGGACAGTGATCCACACTTTCATCACTTCCTGCTGAGCCAGACAGAGAAG CCAGCTGTCTGCTATCAAGCTATCACAAAGAAGCTGAAGGTTTGTGAAGAG GAAACAGGATCCACCTCCATCCAGGCAGCAGACAGCACAGCAGTCAATGGCAGTATCACGCCTACAGACAAAAA GATAGGATTTCTGGGACTTGGCCTGATGGGAAGTGGCATTGTCTCCAACTTACTGAAGATGGGTCACACTGTCACTGTCTGGAACCGGACTGCTGAGAAG TGTGATTTGTTCATCCAGGAGGGGGCACGGCTGGGAAGAACCCCCGCTGAAGTTGTGTCCACCTGTGACATCACCTTTGCCTGTGTATCAGAtccaaaagcagcaaaggaT CTGGTGCTTGGTCCGAGTGGAGTGTTGCAGGGGATTCGCCCAGGGAAGTGTTACGTGGATATGTCCACTGTGGATGCAGATACAGTTACAGAGTTGGCCCAG GTGATAGTGTCCCGGGGTGGTCGCTTTTTGGAAGCACCGGTCTCAGGAAATCAGCAGCTATCTAATGATGGGATGCTTGTGATCCTGGCAGCTGGTGACAGGGGTTTATATGAGGACTGCAGTAGCTGTTTCCAAGCGATGGGGAAGACCTCTTTTTTTCTAG GTGAAGTAGGCAACGCTGCCAAGATGATGCTGATTGTGAACATGGTCCAAGGCAGCTTCATGGCAACGATAGCAGAAGGACTGACTTTGGCTCAAGTGACTGGCCAGTCCCAACAGACCCTTCTGGATATCCTCAATCAGGGACAACTTGCCAGCATCTTCCTGGACCAGAAGTGCCAAA ATATCTTGCAAGGAAACTTTAAACCTGATTTCTACCTGAAATACATACAGAAGGATCTTAGATTAGCTATTGCACTGGGCGATTCTGTCAACCACCCAACTCCTATGGCAGCTGCTGCCAATGAG GTGTATAAACGAGCAAAAGCATTGGACCAATCAGACAACGACATGTCTGCAGTGTACAGGGCCTACATCCACTAG